In one Alnus glutinosa chromosome 12, dhAlnGlut1.1, whole genome shotgun sequence genomic region, the following are encoded:
- the LOC133851468 gene encoding uncharacterized protein LOC133851468 has product MVAMEGRLLLYPLQMIVVIVVMSFSPPLLVHSQCNKNPVIFNFGDSNSDSGGFAAGLGHDFGPPNGRTFFHHPSGRVCDGRLIIDFLCESLETGYLTPYLESLGPDFTNGANFAISGSAVLSGLIPFSLNVQVLQFLRFRARSPELISKGYKGLVNEEELKHAVYMIDMGQNDIAGSFFFFSYAQVIQRIPSFINEIKNAMWSIYQHGGKNFWVHNTGPLGCFPQQVATRGTNATDCDHYGCLESLNNAAKAFNKQLQALCEDLRSEMKNATIVYVDIYAIKYHLIANSADYGFENPLMACCGYGGPPYNYNPNVTCGQTGSNVCIEELKYVSWDGVHYTEAANAIFASKILSTEYSTPPIRFSYFCNAYSILDHLYSQLPKMDRSKWYDHQVGEMGYMGFSQHLILLVWLCIFLGMFTSSNCSHIRPILINFGDSNSDTGGVLAGTGLPIGLPHGITFFHRGTGWLGDGRLVIEFFCEHLNLSYLSPYLDSLAPNFTSGVNFAVAGATLLPQFVPFALDVQVRQFIRFKNRSLELLSLGSRNSFGEDGFRSAVYMIDIGQNDLLLALYASNLTYAPVLEKIPSFLAEIKLALQSIYLYGGRKFWIHNTGPLGCAPKELALHPHNSADLDRIGCLRVHNDAAKAFNEGLQKVCKEMRSVFKDATIVYVDIYKIKYNLFAKYKKYGFEDPFMACCGYGGPPNNYNVKATCGQPGYMICRNISGSIVWDGVHYTEAANRVVATSILSMRYTTPRAQLDQFWPPN; this is encoded by the exons ATGGTTGCAATGGAAGGGAGGCTTCTTCTTTATCCCCTCCAGATGATAGTTGTTATAGTTGTTATGTCATTCTCCCCTCCCCTCCTTGTTCATTCTCAATGCAATAAAAATCCAGTCATCTTCAACTTTGGTGACTCTAATTCTGATTCTGGTGGTTTTGCTGCGGGGCTTGGACACGATTTTGGACCTCCCAATGGACGTACCTTCTTCCATCACCCATCAGGTCGAGTATGCGATGGACGATTAATAATCGATTTCCTTT GCGAAAGTTTGGAAACAGGTTATCTGACCCCGTACCTAGAATCTCTGGGGCCAGATTTCACAAATGGAGCTAACTTTGCTATAAGTGGTTCAGCTGTTCTATCTGGATTGATTCCTTTTAGCTTGAATGTTCAAGTTCTTCAGTTTCTTCGATTTCGAGCTCGATCCCCAGAGCTAATATCAAaag GTTACAAAGGTCTGGTTAACGAGGAGGAATTGAAGCATGCAGTTTACATGATTGATATGGGACAAAATGATATAGCTggttcattcttttttttctcatatgcaCAAGTTATCCAAAGAATTCCCTCCTTCATCAACGAAATAAAAAATGCTATGTGG AGTATATACCAACATGGGGGGAAGAATTTCTGGGTGCACAACACGGGGCCGCTGGGCTGTTTTCCCCAGCAGGTTGCAACCAGAGGCACAAACGCTACTGATTGTGATCACTATGGATGCCTTGAGTCCCTAAACAATGCTGCAAAAGCTTTTAACAAACAACTGCAAGCTCTTTGTGAAGACCTCAGATCTGAAATGAAGAATGCCACGATTGTGTATGTTGATATTTATGCCATCAAATACCATCTCATTGCCAATTCTGCTGATTATG GCTTTGAGAATCCGTTAATGGCATGTTGTGGCTATGGAGGACCACCTTACAATTATAATCCCAATGTTACGTGCGGCCAAACAGGTTCCAATGTCTGCATTGAAGAATTAAAGTACGTAAGCTGGGATGGAGTTCACTACACAGAAGCTGCCAATGCAATCTTTGCATCCAAAATACTCTCTACTGAATACTCTACTCCTCCAATTCGTTTTAGCTACTTTTGTAATGCCTA CAGCATCTTGGACCATCTGTATTCTCAGCTTCCTAAAATGGATAGAAGTAAATGGTATGATCACCAAGTTGG AGAGATGGGTTACATGGGATTTTCCCAACATCTCATTTTGCTGGTATGGCTATGCATCTTCCTTGGTATGTTCACAAGCTCAAATTGCAGCCACATCAGGCCCATTTTAATCAACTTTGGTGATTCAAATTCTGACACTGGAGGGGTGCTAGCGGGCACTGGACTTCCAATTGGCCTTCCCCACGGCATTACGTTCTTCCACAGAGGCACCGGCTGGCTAGGCGATGGGCGGCTTGTGATTGAATTCTTCT GTGAACACTTGAACCTGAGTTATTTGAGCCCATATTTAGACTCATTGGCACCAAATTTCACGAGTGGAGTAAACTTCGCAGTAGCTGGAGCAACCTTGCTCCCACAATTTGTGCCTTTTGCACTAGATGTTCAAGTTCGCCAGTTCATTCGCTTCAAAAACCGCTCACTTGAACTTCTATCACTGG GTTCGAGAAATTCATTTGGTGAAGATGGTTTCCGTAGTGCAGTTTATATGATTGACATTGGACAGAATGATCTTTTGCTAGCCTTGTATGCATCAAACTTAACATATGCACCGGTTCTCGAAAAGATCCCTTCATTTCTTGCAGAAATCAAACTAGCCCTTCAA AGTATATATCTATATGGTGGCAGAAAATTTTGGATACACAACACTGGACCATTGGGTTGTGCTCCAAAAGAACTCGCATTACATCCCCATAACAGTGCTGATCTCGATCGAATTGGATGCCTTCGTGTCCATAATGATGCTGCAAAAGCTTTTAACGAAGGACTTCAAAAAGTCTGTAAAGAAATGAGATCGGTATTCAAGGATGCAACCATTGTCTACGTAGACATATACAAGATCAAGTACAATCTCTTTGCCAAGTATAAAAAATATG GTTTCGAGGATCCATTCATGGCTTGTTGTGGTTATGGTGGTCCTCCAAATAATTACAATGTCAAAGCAACATGCGGCCAGCCTGGTTACATGATCTGCAGAAATATATCAGGATCCATAGTCTGGGATGGAGTTCACTACACAGAAGCTGCCAATCGTGTTGTTGCAACAAGTATTTTATCTATGCGTTATACCACACCTCGAGCACAGCTTGACCAATTTTGGCCGCCCAACTAA